A genomic segment from Aspergillus puulaauensis MK2 DNA, chromosome 1, nearly complete sequence encodes:
- a CDS encoding uncharacterized protein (COG:O;~EggNog:ENOG410PJYX;~InterPro:IPR001623,IPR036869;~PFAM:PF00226), translating into MSDDEQDALDALEREASDFTKDAEIDRIRTSFVLDAYAVLDLQPGVTEKDIKIQYRKKSLLIHPDKTKNSGAPDAFDRLKKAQSALMDEKQRSYLDECIADARRLLIREHKYTLDSPELKTDEFKKEWRQKTVQVLLEEEARRRRQAKAKLQEEGRERRKEEEEIEERKRKRDQHQAWEDSRDKRIGSWRDWQKGQKKDGEKKKKKMKVLG; encoded by the exons ATGTCAGACGACGAGCAAGATGCCCTAGATGCCCTTGAGCGAGAGGCCTCCGATTTCACCAAG GATGCGGAAATTGATCGCATCCGAACATCATTTGTTTTAGATGC CTACGCGGTTCTTGACCTTCAACCGGGAGTGACGGAGAAGGACATAAAGATACAGTATCGAAAGAAGTCATTACTGATCCACCCGGATAAAACGAAAAACTCGGGTGCCCCAGATGCGTTCGATCGTCTGAAGAAAGCGCAGTCCGCCCTGATGGATGAGAAACAACGTTCATATCTGGATGAATGTATCGCAGATGCTCGGCGGCTCCTGATCCGCGAACACAAGTATACATTGGATTCGCCGGAGTTGAAGACCGATGAGTTCAAAAAGGAGTGGCGGCAAAAGACAGTCCAGGTATTGTTAGAGGAAGAGGCACGAAGGCGAAGGCAGGCCAAGGCGAAGCTACAAGAAGAGGGTCGAGAGCGGcggaaagaggaggaagagattgaagagcGGAAACGGAAACGGGATCAGCATCAGGCATGGGAGGATAGTCGCGACAAGCGGATTGGGAGCTGGCGTGATTGGCAGAAGGGACAGAAGAAGGACggcgaaaagaagaagaaaaagatgaAGGTCTTGGGATGA